One window from the genome of Streptomyces sp. NBC_00287 encodes:
- the proB gene encoding glutamate 5-kinase — protein sequence MTGHPTTTAEGLRPDVLRARRIVVKVGSSSLTTAVGGLDSDRVDALVDVLARTRATGTEIVLVSSGAIAAGLAPLGLAERPQDLAGQQAAACVGQGLLVARYTASFARYGLRVGQVLLTADDIGRRAQYRNAYRALAKVLSMGAVPIVNENDTVATSEIRFGDNDRLAALVSHLVRADLLVLLSDIDGLYDGDPRRPGAQRLKDIHGQQDLADVELGGAGSGVGTGGMKTKVEAARIATGAGVPVVLTAARHAADALAGRETGTLFHRTGDRNSDHLLWLEHASSPRGTVQLTADAVNALVQGRGALPATGVTRVAGQFVAGDPVELLDEEGQVVARGLASLAFQELSLLRGRSGREVVHQDDLVLLPAAARAGLPSQLRRQVSVRVLPAREFAARDAGGPGF from the coding sequence ATGACCGGGCACCCGACCACTACTGCTGAGGGCCTGCGGCCCGATGTGCTGAGGGCGCGGCGGATCGTGGTGAAGGTGGGTTCGTCCTCGCTGACGACCGCTGTCGGCGGTCTGGACTCGGACCGCGTGGACGCCCTCGTCGACGTCCTCGCGCGCACCCGCGCCACCGGCACCGAGATCGTGCTCGTCTCCTCGGGCGCCATCGCCGCCGGCCTCGCGCCACTGGGCCTCGCCGAGCGCCCGCAGGACCTGGCCGGGCAGCAGGCGGCGGCCTGTGTGGGCCAGGGCCTGCTGGTGGCCCGCTACACCGCCTCCTTCGCCCGCTACGGCCTGCGCGTCGGACAGGTCCTGCTGACCGCCGACGACATAGGCCGCCGCGCCCAGTACCGCAACGCCTACCGCGCCCTCGCCAAGGTGCTGTCCATGGGCGCCGTGCCGATCGTCAACGAGAACGACACGGTGGCGACTTCGGAGATCCGCTTCGGCGACAACGACCGGCTCGCCGCGCTGGTCTCCCACCTCGTCCGCGCCGATCTGCTGGTGCTGCTGTCCGACATCGACGGCCTGTACGACGGCGACCCCCGGCGGCCCGGGGCGCAGCGGCTGAAGGACATCCACGGCCAACAGGACCTGGCGGACGTGGAGTTGGGCGGCGCGGGGTCGGGCGTCGGCACCGGCGGTATGAAGACCAAGGTGGAGGCGGCGCGGATCGCGACCGGGGCGGGGGTCCCGGTGGTCCTGACCGCCGCCCGGCATGCCGCCGACGCGCTGGCCGGCCGGGAGACGGGCACGCTCTTCCACCGCACGGGTGACCGCAACTCCGACCATCTGCTGTGGCTGGAGCACGCCAGCAGCCCGCGCGGCACGGTCCAGCTCACCGCGGACGCGGTGAACGCCCTTGTGCAGGGCCGTGGCGCGCTGCCCGCGACGGGGGTGACCCGCGTCGCGGGTCAGTTCGTGGCGGGCGATCCGGTGGAACTCCTCGACGAGGAGGGCCAGGTGGTCGCCCGCGGCCTTGCCTCGCTCGCCTTCCAGGAACTGTCGCTGCTGCGCGGCCGTTCGGGCCGGGAGGTGGTGCACCAGGACGACCTGGTCCTGCTCCCGGCCGCCGCCCGCGCCGGGCTCCCGTCGCAACTGCGCCGACAGGTGAGCGTACGGGTGCTGCCGGCCCGCGAGTTCGCGGCACGGGACGCGGGCGGACCCGGGTTCTGA
- a CDS encoding DMT family transporter, producing the protein MFSVLVLGTTSALAYAAAAVAQRMAALRAAGPHGIGLRRSGAWWVSVLLNACGAVLHTAALRYGSLVAVQMLGVLTLVAAPLLSSGVLRQRMTSAQWSGTGLTVAGVVGLLALVPSAGESRTLDAGELVGVVVLTGVAMGVPVVAAAVARGVTVASLLYAAAAGVAFAAASALAQTAVLRVTGAGSGTLASTVLVAGGVLFLAPAGLLLCQLAYRGGLEAPLATVTLVNPVFAVVIGVAVLGDRYATGLMTVGAGLVAAVAAGRGVFILARAETDGAPEGSRPQVAAPGGHFWGIRLRRSGAVVVGASESHR; encoded by the coding sequence GTGTTCTCGGTTCTGGTGCTCGGTACGACATCCGCGCTGGCGTACGCGGCCGCGGCGGTGGCGCAGCGGATGGCTGCCCTTCGGGCCGCCGGGCCACACGGGATCGGGCTGCGGCGGTCGGGGGCGTGGTGGGTCTCGGTGCTGCTGAACGCGTGCGGTGCGGTGCTGCATACGGCCGCGTTACGGTACGGCTCGCTCGTCGCCGTGCAAATGCTCGGGGTGCTCACCTTGGTCGCGGCGCCGTTGCTGTCGTCGGGTGTGCTGCGGCAGCGGATGACGTCGGCGCAGTGGTCGGGGACGGGGCTGACGGTGGCGGGGGTGGTGGGGCTGCTCGCGCTGGTGCCGTCCGCCGGGGAGAGTCGCACGCTGGACGCGGGGGAACTGGTCGGCGTGGTGGTGCTGACCGGGGTCGCGATGGGGGTGCCGGTGGTCGCGGCGGCGGTCGCTCGTGGTGTGACGGTGGCGAGTCTGTTGTACGCGGCTGCTGCGGGGGTCGCTTTTGCGGCGGCGAGTGCGCTGGCGCAGACGGCGGTGCTGCGGGTGACCGGTGCGGGTTCCGGGACCCTCGCGTCGACTGTGCTCGTGGCCGGTGGGGTGCTGTTTCTGGCGCCGGCCGGGTTGTTGCTGTGTCAACTCGCCTATCGGGGTGGGCTGGAGGCGCCGCTTGCCACGGTGACGTTGGTGAATCCGGTGTTCGCTGTGGTGATCGGGGTGGCGGTGCTGGGGGATCGGTACGCGACGGGGCTGATGACGGTGGGTGCCGGGCTTGTTGCGGCTGTTGCCGCCGGGCGGGGGGTGTTCATTCTGGCTCGCGCGGAGACGGATGGCGCGCCGGAGGGGTCTCGGCCTCAAGTCGCGGCGCCTGGGGGGCATTTCTGGGGGATACGACTGCGGAGGTCGGGGGCGGTGGTGGTGGGCGCGTCGGAATCCCACCGCTAG
- a CDS encoding exodeoxyribonuclease III: MRIATWNVNSITARLPRLLAWLESSGTDVLCLQEAKVAEDAFPTEQLRELGYESAVHATGRWNGVAVLSRVGIEDVVKGVPGDPGYEGSVEPRAIAATCGPVRVWSVYVPNGREVDHPHYAYKLQWFEALKAAVAGDAGGSRPFAVLGDYNVAPTDDDVYDVAAFEGLTHVTPAERAALASLREAGLSDVVPRPLKYDHPFTYWDYRQLCFPKNRGMRIDLVYGNEPFATAAKDAYVDREERKGKGASDHAPVVVDLDV; this comes from the coding sequence ATGCGTATCGCGACCTGGAACGTGAACTCGATCACCGCCCGCCTGCCGAGGCTCCTTGCCTGGCTGGAGAGCAGTGGCACCGACGTGCTCTGCCTCCAGGAGGCCAAGGTCGCCGAGGACGCCTTCCCGACGGAGCAACTGCGCGAGCTGGGCTACGAGTCGGCGGTCCACGCGACCGGCCGGTGGAACGGCGTGGCGGTGCTCTCCCGCGTCGGCATCGAGGACGTCGTCAAGGGCGTGCCCGGCGACCCCGGCTACGAAGGCTCGGTCGAGCCCCGCGCCATCGCCGCGACCTGCGGCCCGGTCCGCGTCTGGTCGGTGTACGTACCGAACGGCCGTGAGGTGGACCACCCCCACTACGCCTACAAGCTCCAGTGGTTCGAGGCCCTGAAGGCGGCCGTCGCGGGTGACGCGGGCGGCAGCCGCCCGTTCGCGGTGCTGGGCGACTACAACGTGGCGCCGACGGACGACGACGTCTACGACGTGGCGGCCTTCGAGGGTCTGACCCATGTCACCCCCGCCGAGCGCGCGGCCCTGGCGTCCCTCCGCGAGGCGGGCCTGTCCGATGTGGTCCCCCGCCCCCTGAAGTACGACCACCCCTTCACCTACTGGGACTACCGCCAGCTCTGCTTCCCCAAGAACCGCGGCATGCGCATCGACCTGGTCTACGGCAACGAGCCGTTCGCGACAGCGGCCAAGGACGCGTACGTGGACCGCGAGGAGCGCAAGGGCAAGGGCGCGTCGGACCATGCGCCGGTGGTGGTGGACCTTGATGTGTAG
- a CDS encoding ABC transporter substrate-binding protein, with the protein MKASIRRSAIFASAAALVIAVCGTTGTARADPGDGELQFGYVLPETGQLAYLGPPQIESVKFAIQTINDAGGVLGKPVPTVVSSDEAGQEAVAAQSADRVLASGVDAVIGAAASGMSLAFIDRVTGAGVVQCSASNTAPTFTDYEDDGYYFRTAPSDALQGPILADVVREDGHDRVALVARADDYGRGLMESTREVLEDRGATVTLAETYDPKASNFDQVVQRIENSSPDAAVVIAFEEGTQILQGMIESGIGPDRIGVYGADGLRSEELASLVAPGQPERLSGMKGTAPASAENEQYVNDLKKFAPELRELQFAPQAFDCVTTIALAAEKAKSDDPGEFVKEMNGITRDGEKCNSFAACKELIADGKDIDYQGVSGPLDFIDKGEPGQATIEVYGYDDKGQLQTLRIETSKAQE; encoded by the coding sequence ATGAAAGCGTCGATACGGCGGTCCGCGATCTTCGCAAGCGCGGCTGCCCTTGTGATAGCCGTCTGCGGTACGACGGGCACAGCCCGGGCCGACCCGGGCGATGGTGAGCTCCAGTTCGGCTACGTCCTGCCGGAGACGGGACAGCTGGCCTACCTCGGTCCGCCGCAGATCGAGTCGGTGAAGTTCGCGATACAGACGATCAACGACGCCGGCGGGGTACTGGGCAAGCCGGTGCCGACTGTGGTCTCCAGTGACGAGGCGGGCCAGGAGGCCGTTGCCGCGCAGTCGGCGGACCGGGTCCTCGCGTCGGGCGTGGACGCGGTCATCGGCGCCGCGGCTTCCGGCATGTCGCTGGCGTTCATCGACCGGGTGACCGGAGCGGGCGTCGTGCAGTGTTCCGCGTCGAACACCGCACCCACCTTCACCGACTACGAGGACGACGGGTACTACTTCCGTACCGCGCCGAGCGACGCCTTGCAGGGGCCCATCCTGGCGGACGTCGTCCGCGAGGACGGCCACGACCGGGTGGCTCTGGTCGCACGGGCGGACGACTACGGGCGCGGCCTCATGGAGAGCACACGGGAGGTACTCGAGGACCGCGGTGCGACGGTGACGCTCGCCGAGACGTACGACCCGAAGGCGAGCAACTTCGACCAGGTCGTCCAGCGGATAGAGAACTCCAGCCCGGACGCCGCCGTGGTGATCGCGTTCGAGGAGGGCACCCAGATCCTCCAGGGCATGATCGAGTCCGGAATCGGGCCCGACCGGATCGGCGTCTACGGCGCCGACGGACTGCGCAGCGAGGAGCTGGCCTCGCTGGTCGCCCCGGGCCAGCCCGAGCGGCTCTCCGGGATGAAGGGGACCGCGCCGGCCTCGGCGGAGAACGAGCAGTACGTGAACGATCTGAAGAAGTTCGCGCCCGAGCTGAGGGAGCTGCAGTTTGCACCGCAGGCGTTCGACTGCGTGACGACGATCGCGCTCGCCGCCGAGAAGGCGAAGTCCGACGACCCGGGCGAGTTCGTGAAGGAGATGAACGGGATCACCAGGGACGGCGAGAAGTGCAACTCGTTCGCCGCCTGCAAAGAGCTGATCGCCGACGGCAAGGACATCGACTACCAGGGTGTGAGCGGCCCGCTCGACTTCATCGACAAGGGCGAACCCGGCCAGGCGACGATTGAGGTGTACGGCTACGACGACAAGGGGCAGTTGCAGACCCTGCGTATCGAGACCAGCAAGGCACAGGAGTGA
- a CDS encoding SGNH/GDSL hydrolase family protein has product MRLSLRGAGVVCALIAGLLPVSSATASATTATEPLPLERLFDNTAVSDDSRPAEADFDGTGASLSAADLAAAGWTPGRTLTVQGARLTWPGRIAGEPDNVLADGQNIRVRGRGDALAFLVAGTTGEEVTGTGTVAYANGSRTPYRLTAPDWRTGPLATKALALPHVNTPGGQLPEKARLYVVTVPLAAGREVASVRLPRAAGLHVFAVSVRTDTLGWSGSWGTATGGYAAVGPWTDRTLRLVVHTSAGGPQVRVRFDNTFAAAPVRIGSATVAVQASGATPQGTPVPLSFGGAAGTEIPAGAQVFSDPLGFSVPADTNLLVSFHLPGTVSAAPVHRLAQQRSYVSEPGDHSADGSATAYTSTLTSWPLLGGVDVSGGPGSVVLLGDSITDGDKSTVDANRRWPNVLASRLLGQDEVPHYGVVNQGISGNRVVADRYPGDGVSTDTAGVNALNRFDRDVLAQPSVRTAVVFEGVNDVRWGATSEQVIEGLRQLADRGHARGLRMLAATIVPCEGEARCTAAADAERVEVNAWIRDAGAFDGVLDFDAALRDPAHPARILPEFDSGDHLHPGDAGLAALASSVDLRALMP; this is encoded by the coding sequence GTGCGGCTGAGTCTTCGGGGCGCGGGGGTCGTGTGCGCGCTGATCGCGGGTCTGCTGCCCGTGTCGTCCGCGACCGCCTCCGCGACGACCGCGACCGAACCGCTCCCCCTGGAGCGGCTCTTCGACAACACCGCGGTCAGCGACGACTCCCGCCCCGCCGAGGCGGACTTCGACGGCACCGGCGCCTCTCTGTCGGCCGCGGACCTGGCCGCCGCCGGCTGGACCCCCGGCCGCACGCTCACCGTGCAGGGCGCCCGCCTAACCTGGCCGGGCCGCATCGCGGGCGAGCCGGACAACGTCCTGGCCGACGGCCAGAACATCCGCGTCCGCGGCCGGGGTGACGCCCTCGCCTTCCTCGTCGCCGGCACCACCGGCGAGGAAGTGACCGGCACCGGCACGGTCGCATACGCGAACGGCAGCCGCACCCCGTACCGGCTGACCGCCCCCGACTGGCGCACGGGCCCGCTCGCCACCAAGGCTCTGGCCCTCCCCCACGTCAACACACCGGGCGGTCAACTCCCCGAGAAGGCCCGGCTGTACGTCGTCACGGTGCCGCTCGCGGCGGGCCGCGAGGTGGCCTCGGTACGGCTGCCGCGCGCGGCCGGACTGCATGTGTTCGCCGTGTCGGTGCGCACCGACACCCTCGGTTGGAGCGGAAGTTGGGGCACGGCGACCGGCGGCTATGCGGCCGTGGGCCCGTGGACCGACCGGACGCTGCGTCTTGTGGTGCACACCTCGGCGGGCGGGCCGCAGGTCCGCGTCCGGTTCGACAACACCTTCGCGGCGGCGCCGGTACGGATCGGGAGCGCCACGGTGGCGGTCCAGGCGTCCGGCGCCACACCGCAGGGGACGCCGGTGCCGCTGTCGTTCGGCGGTGCCGCGGGCACCGAGATCCCGGCGGGCGCCCAGGTGTTCAGCGACCCGCTGGGCTTCTCGGTGCCCGCGGACACGAACCTCCTGGTCAGCTTCCATCTGCCCGGCACGGTGTCGGCGGCACCCGTGCACCGGCTCGCGCAGCAACGGTCGTATGTGAGCGAACCGGGTGACCACTCGGCCGACGGCTCCGCTACGGCGTACACCTCGACCCTGACCAGTTGGCCGCTGCTCGGTGGCGTGGACGTGAGCGGTGGGCCCGGGTCGGTGGTGCTGCTCGGGGACTCGATCACCGACGGCGACAAGTCCACGGTCGACGCGAACCGGCGCTGGCCGAATGTGCTGGCGTCCCGGCTGCTCGGCCAGGACGAGGTTCCGCACTACGGCGTGGTCAACCAGGGGATCTCCGGCAACCGTGTGGTCGCCGACCGCTACCCCGGTGACGGTGTCTCCACCGACACGGCCGGGGTGAACGCCCTCAACCGCTTCGACCGGGATGTCCTCGCCCAGCCGTCGGTGCGTACGGCGGTGGTGTTCGAGGGCGTCAACGATGTGCGCTGGGGCGCGACCTCGGAGCAGGTGATCGAGGGCCTGCGTCAGCTCGCGGACCGGGGACACGCGCGCGGGCTGCGGATGCTGGCCGCCACGATCGTGCCGTGCGAGGGCGAGGCACGGTGTACGGCCGCCGCCGACGCGGAGCGGGTCGAGGTGAACGCGTGGATCCGGGACGCGGGGGCCTTCGACGGCGTCCTGGACTTCGACGCTGCCCTGCGGGATCCCGCGCATCCCGCGCGCATCCTTCCGGAGTTCGACAGTGGCGACCATCTGCATCCGGGCGACGCGGGGCTCGCTGCGCTGGCCTCATCGGTCGATCTGCGGGCGTTGATGCCCTGA
- the fdxA gene encoding ferredoxin: protein MTYVIAQPCVDLKDKACVDECPVDCIYEGQRKMYINPDECVDCGACEPVCPVEAIFFEDDVPGEWADFRRADTEFFAELGSPGGAANLGPVESDHAVVAELPVTAKP from the coding sequence ATGACGTACGTCATCGCCCAGCCCTGCGTCGACCTCAAGGACAAGGCCTGCGTCGACGAGTGCCCCGTCGACTGCATCTACGAAGGCCAGCGGAAGATGTACATCAACCCCGACGAATGCGTCGACTGCGGCGCCTGCGAGCCTGTCTGCCCGGTCGAGGCGATCTTCTTCGAGGACGACGTGCCGGGCGAGTGGGCGGACTTCCGCCGGGCCGACACGGAGTTCTTCGCCGAGCTCGGCTCCCCGGGCGGCGCCGCGAACCTCGGCCCCGTCGAGTCCGACCACGCCGTGGTCGCCGAGCTGCCCGTGACGGCCAAGCCGTGA
- a CDS encoding ABC transporter ATP-binding protein, translated as MSAEEQAPVLAADGIIAGYVPGVDVLRGCSIEVRPGEVVGVIGPNGAGKSTLVKAVFGLLRVRGGTVRLRGEDVTGRPAHELVRRGVGYVPQLQNVFPTLTVEENLRMGVYLRPRDYARRVAAVEELFPVLADRRKQKAVAMSGGERQMLAMARALMMEPQLLLLDEPSAGLSPLHQDDVFDRCRTINSAGVAVLMVEQNARRCLQFCDRGYVLDQGRNAYTGTGKALLHDEKVIELYLGTLARTR; from the coding sequence ATGTCCGCCGAAGAGCAGGCACCGGTGCTGGCGGCCGACGGCATCATCGCCGGCTACGTCCCCGGTGTGGACGTGCTGCGCGGATGCAGCATCGAGGTGCGTCCGGGCGAAGTGGTCGGAGTGATCGGCCCCAATGGCGCCGGCAAGTCGACGCTCGTCAAGGCCGTCTTCGGGCTGCTGCGGGTGCGCGGCGGGACCGTGCGGCTGCGCGGCGAGGACGTGACCGGCCGGCCCGCGCACGAGCTGGTCCGGCGGGGCGTGGGCTACGTACCGCAGCTGCAGAACGTATTCCCCACGCTGACCGTCGAGGAGAATCTGCGGATGGGCGTCTATCTTCGGCCCAGGGACTACGCACGGCGGGTCGCTGCGGTGGAGGAGCTCTTCCCCGTGCTGGCCGACCGCCGCAAGCAGAAGGCCGTCGCGATGTCCGGCGGCGAACGCCAGATGCTCGCGATGGCGCGCGCCCTGATGATGGAGCCGCAGCTGCTGCTGCTCGACGAGCCGTCGGCCGGCCTGTCACCGCTCCATCAAGACGATGTCTTCGACCGGTGCAGAACGATCAACAGCGCGGGCGTCGCCGTGCTCATGGTCGAGCAGAACGCCCGCAGGTGCCTGCAGTTCTGCGACCGCGGCTACGTACTCGACCAGGGCCGCAACGCGTACACCGGCACGGGTAAAGCACTGCTGCACGACGAGAAGGTGATCGAGCTCTACCTCGGCACGCTCGCCCGCACCCGTTGA
- a CDS encoding MBL fold metallo-hydrolase, which produces MRFTKKSHACVRLEKDGRTLVLDPGVFSEEDAALGADAILVTHEHPDHFDEERLRTAMEADPAAEIWTLKSVAEKISAAFPGRVHTVGHGDTFTAAGFDVQVHGELHAVIHPDIPRITNVGYLVDGGRVFHPGDALTVPDHPVETLMLPVMAPWNKISEVIEYVREVKPQRAYDIHDALLTDLARPIYDNQIGALGGAEHLRLAPGESAAL; this is translated from the coding sequence ATGAGGTTCACGAAGAAGTCGCACGCCTGCGTCCGTCTGGAGAAGGACGGGCGCACGCTCGTCCTCGACCCCGGAGTTTTCAGCGAGGAGGACGCCGCCCTCGGCGCGGACGCGATCCTCGTCACGCACGAGCACCCCGACCACTTCGACGAAGAGCGGCTGCGCACCGCGATGGAGGCCGACCCGGCCGCCGAGATCTGGACCCTGAAGTCGGTCGCGGAGAAGATCTCGGCCGCCTTCCCGGGCCGGGTGCACACCGTCGGCCACGGCGACACCTTCACCGCCGCCGGCTTCGACGTCCAGGTCCACGGCGAACTGCACGCGGTCATCCACCCGGACATCCCCCGCATCACCAACGTCGGCTATCTCGTCGACGGCGGCCGCGTCTTCCACCCCGGCGACGCCCTCACCGTCCCCGACCACCCGGTCGAGACACTGATGCTCCCGGTCATGGCCCCCTGGAACAAGATCTCCGAGGTCATCGAGTACGTCCGTGAGGTCAAACCACAGCGCGCCTACGACATCCACGACGCCCTGCTCACCGACCTCGCCCGGCCGATCTACGACAACCAGATCGGCGCTCTCGGCGGCGCCGAGCACCTGCGCCTTGCGCCCGGGGAGAGCGCGGCTCTCTGA
- a CDS encoding glutamate-5-semialdehyde dehydrogenase: protein MTADVSVGVVPAPEVGEGGVRGAALASRAAARLLAGTSGDVRNAALLAIARRLTVDPADILAANERDLAAARELGLSASVLDRLTLTRELLDSLAGTVRFLAALPDPVGASVDGAVMPNGLEVRRITVPLGVVGMIYEGRPNVTVDAAALCLKSANSALLRGSSTARHTNAALVAAMRKALADTGLPMDAVQMVPGTTHAAVRELMSLRGLVDVLVPRGGAELIRTTVRESAVPVIETGVGNCHVYVDEHADLDNALAILLDAKTQRTSVCNAAESLLVHEAVAPAFLPRALSALIERGVVVHGDAAARACHDSVVPATGEDWGREYLDLEISAAVVGSLDEAVEHIRRHGTGHTEAIVTDSQSAARRFVASLDTAVVAVNASTRFADGGEIGLGTELGVSTQKLHARGPMGLTALTTTKYVLVGDGHTRGSAAAPLP from the coding sequence ATGACCGCCGATGTGTCCGTCGGCGTCGTCCCGGCGCCGGAGGTGGGGGAAGGGGGCGTGCGCGGCGCTGCCCTTGCCTCCCGCGCCGCCGCCCGGCTGCTTGCCGGTACCTCCGGTGACGTACGGAATGCCGCACTGCTCGCCATCGCGCGGCGGCTGACCGTCGACCCCGCCGACATTCTCGCCGCCAATGAGCGGGACCTCGCCGCCGCCCGGGAACTCGGTCTCTCCGCGAGCGTGCTGGACCGGTTGACCCTCACTCGTGAGCTGCTCGACTCGCTCGCCGGCACCGTGCGTTTCCTCGCCGCCCTACCGGATCCCGTCGGTGCGAGCGTGGACGGCGCCGTCATGCCCAACGGGCTTGAGGTGCGGCGGATCACGGTGCCTCTGGGTGTGGTCGGGATGATCTACGAGGGGCGTCCGAATGTGACCGTCGACGCCGCCGCCCTCTGCCTCAAGAGCGCCAACTCCGCCCTGCTGCGCGGCTCTTCGACCGCCCGGCACACCAACGCCGCGCTCGTCGCCGCCATGCGCAAGGCGCTCGCGGACACCGGTCTGCCCATGGACGCCGTACAGATGGTGCCCGGCACCACGCATGCCGCCGTACGGGAACTGATGTCCCTGCGCGGCCTGGTGGACGTCCTCGTCCCGCGCGGCGGCGCCGAGCTCATCCGGACCACTGTGCGCGAGTCCGCCGTACCCGTGATCGAGACCGGGGTCGGCAACTGTCACGTCTACGTCGATGAACACGCCGACCTCGACAATGCGCTGGCGATCCTGCTCGACGCCAAGACCCAGCGGACGTCCGTCTGCAATGCCGCGGAGTCCCTCCTCGTCCATGAGGCCGTGGCGCCCGCCTTCCTGCCCCGCGCCCTGTCCGCGCTGATCGAGCGTGGTGTGGTCGTGCACGGCGACGCGGCGGCGCGGGCCTGCCATGACTCGGTCGTGCCCGCCACCGGCGAGGACTGGGGCCGCGAATACCTCGACCTGGAGATCTCCGCCGCGGTCGTCGGCTCGCTGGACGAGGCCGTGGAGCACATCCGGCGTCACGGCACCGGGCACACCGAGGCGATCGTCACCGACTCGCAGTCCGCCGCCCGTCGGTTCGTCGCCTCGCTGGACACCGCGGTGGTCGCCGTGAACGCCTCCACCCGGTTCGCCGACGGCGGCGAGATCGGCCTCGGCACCGAACTCGGCGTCTCCACCCAGAAGTTGCACGCGCGCGGCCCCATGGGTCTGACCGCGCTGACCACCACCAAATACGTCCTGGTGGGCGACGGGCACACCAGGGGCTCAGCAGCCGCCCCGCTGCCCTAG
- the pcaDC gene encoding bifunctional 3-oxoadipate enol-lactonase/4-carboxymuconolactone decarboxylase PcaDC, which translates to MSETPTNTLQYRFDGPEDAPVLILGPSLGTTWHMWDRQVPELTQQWRVFRFDLPGHGGAPAYPAGSVAELAVRLLGTLDGLGVQRFGYAGCALGGAVGVELALRHPERLASLALIAASPRFGTADEFRQRGVIVRTNGLDPIARTSPERWFTHGFAAAQPAITDWAVQMVRTTDPGCYIASCEALASFDVRTELTSVGVPTLVLVGSEDQVTGPAEARTLVAGIPDARLAVVPGASHLVPVEQPAAVTDLLVRHFSTAWQPAYDSTTGQVAIPAAPVKPVLTTAPAPAAAPPQPAPIAEIAPAPVPAPVAGGRPDPYDAGIKVRREVLGDAHVDRALAQADEFSGDFQEFVTRYAWGEIWDRPGLDRRSRSCVTLTALVAGGHLEELAFHTRAALRNGLTPTEIKEVLLQAAVYCGVPAANSAFTVAQQVIREETTPTE; encoded by the coding sequence GTGAGTGAGACACCGACTAACACCCTCCAATACCGCTTTGACGGGCCAGAAGACGCTCCTGTCCTGATCTTGGGTCCCTCACTGGGTACAACGTGGCACATGTGGGACCGCCAGGTTCCCGAGCTGACGCAGCAGTGGCGGGTCTTCCGGTTCGACCTGCCGGGACACGGCGGCGCACCGGCGTACCCCGCGGGCTCGGTCGCCGAGCTCGCCGTGCGGCTGCTCGGCACGCTGGACGGCCTCGGTGTGCAGCGCTTCGGGTACGCGGGCTGCGCGCTCGGCGGGGCGGTGGGCGTGGAGCTGGCCCTGCGCCACCCGGAGCGGCTCGCCTCGCTCGCCCTGATCGCCGCCTCGCCCCGCTTCGGCACGGCCGACGAGTTCCGCCAGCGCGGGGTGATCGTCCGGACGAACGGCCTCGACCCCATCGCCCGTACCTCGCCCGAGCGCTGGTTCACCCATGGCTTCGCCGCCGCCCAGCCGGCCATCACGGACTGGGCCGTACAGATGGTGCGCACCACCGACCCCGGCTGCTACATCGCCAGCTGCGAGGCGCTGGCCTCCTTCGACGTGCGCACCGAGCTCACCAGCGTCGGCGTCCCCACCCTCGTCCTGGTCGGCTCCGAGGACCAGGTCACTGGCCCCGCCGAGGCCCGCACCCTGGTCGCCGGCATCCCCGACGCCCGGCTCGCCGTGGTCCCCGGCGCCTCCCACCTCGTACCGGTGGAACAGCCGGCCGCCGTCACCGATCTGCTGGTCAGACACTTCTCCACGGCCTGGCAGCCCGCCTACGACTCGACCACCGGCCAGGTCGCCATCCCCGCGGCCCCCGTGAAGCCGGTCCTCACCACGGCCCCGGCACCCGCAGCCGCACCCCCGCAGCCCGCGCCCATCGCCGAGATCGCCCCCGCCCCCGTCCCGGCCCCCGTGGCGGGCGGTCGCCCCGACCCGTACGACGCCGGGATCAAGGTGCGCCGCGAGGTGCTCGGCGACGCGCATGTCGACCGGGCGCTGGCGCAGGCCGACGAGTTCTCGGGCGACTTCCAGGAGTTCGTCACCCGCTACGCCTGGGGCGAGATCTGGGACCGCCCCGGCCTCGACCGCCGCTCGCGCAGCTGCGTCACCCTCACCGCCCTGGTCGCCGGCGGCCACCTGGAGGAGCTCGCCTTCCACACTCGCGCCGCCCTGCGCAACGGCCTGACGCCCACCGAGATCAAGGAAGTGCTGCTGCAGGCCGCGGTCTACTGCGGCGTACCGGCGGCGAACAGCGCGTTCACGGTGGCTCAGCAGGTCATCCGCGAGGAGACCACGCCCACCGAATGA